Proteins from a single region of Weeksella virosa DSM 16922:
- a CDS encoding NAD-dependent epimerase/dehydratase family protein, which translates to MIFITGGTGLVGCNLLLRLTSEYEKIIAFRRVNSDISIVERFFIQNKAIDRWQKIEWRVGDLSDISSLPELLQGVTTIFHAAAMVSFDPKKKKQLWESNVEVTTNLVNAAIEAKVEEFIYLSSIATMDDRNPITKKIDEDSYFNQSKKHSSYALTKFRAEMEVWRGSQEGLRTIIVNPSIIIGSLDGKRESERLFQKSWSNRFAPAGGTGFVDVRDVVEIIIRLRKEKAYEERFLINSENTAYQLVLGQVAGYYGKRIKKIPTSFLYTVHYLSKIGRWIGLPWLDKGTLEAITQMSVYDNNKVKEKLSYNFISVENAIAYHFDQYQKLK; encoded by the coding sequence ATGATTTTTATAACGGGAGGAACTGGTTTGGTCGGATGCAATCTGCTATTGCGTTTGACAAGTGAATATGAAAAAATTATTGCTTTTCGGCGGGTAAATTCGGATATTTCTATAGTCGAACGCTTTTTTATTCAAAATAAGGCAATAGATCGTTGGCAAAAAATAGAATGGAGAGTAGGCGATCTATCCGATATCTCTTCTCTGCCAGAATTGTTGCAAGGCGTAACCACGATTTTTCATGCCGCAGCAATGGTCAGTTTCGACCCGAAAAAGAAAAAACAACTCTGGGAAAGCAATGTAGAAGTAACAACAAACTTGGTCAATGCAGCGATAGAAGCAAAAGTCGAAGAATTTATCTATCTAAGTTCTATTGCAACCATGGACGACAGAAACCCTATTACCAAAAAAATAGACGAAGATTCTTACTTCAACCAAAGTAAAAAACATAGCTCTTATGCACTAACAAAATTCAGAGCAGAAATGGAAGTTTGGCGTGGATCTCAAGAGGGCCTTAGAACCATTATCGTTAATCCTTCGATTATTATAGGTAGTTTGGATGGAAAAAGAGAAAGCGAACGTCTCTTTCAGAAAAGTTGGAGCAATCGATTTGCACCTGCTGGTGGAACTGGTTTTGTTGATGTTCGTGATGTTGTAGAAATTATTATACGTTTACGAAAAGAAAAAGCATATGAAGAACGCTTCTTGATTAATAGCGAAAATACAGCCTATCAATTGGTTTTGGGGCAAGTAGCCGGCTATTATGGTAAAAGAATAAAAAAAATCCCAACCTCTTTTTTATATACCGTTCATTATTTATCAAAAATAGGACGCTGGATAGGATTGCCTTGGCTAGACAAAGGTACATTAGAGGCAATCACACAAATGAGTGTATACGACAATAATAAAGTAAAAGAGAAGCTTTCGTATAATTTTATTTCGGTAGAAAATGCAATTGCATATCATTTCGATCAATATCAAAAACTAAAATAG
- a CDS encoding diphosphomevalonate/mevalonate 3,5-bisphosphate decarboxylase family protein has product MEQQFISELPANIVFSAGSVKSKSPSNIALIKYWGKRENQIPTNASISYTLTNSYTETELKFEPKSGNDFDVKVFLDKNLQTNFAPKIIQFFERIEAYMPFLRRFRFEVHTHNSFPHSSGIASSASGMSAMANCLIKMEKLLGSSLNEEQAHRKASFLARLGSGSACRSTYKGLVVWGENKALPNSSNLYAIKYPNQQIHSVFIHFHDTILLIHEGEKSVSSTVGHQLMDRHPYAEKRFIEANKNLEKLLPILKNGDVFAFGKMVEHEALTLHAMMMTSDPAFMLMKPQTVAAIDSIWAYRKKTGNPLFFTLDAGANIHLLYPDDIAKEVHEFIKNELKQFCEKGNYIHDQVNF; this is encoded by the coding sequence ATGGAACAGCAATTCATTTCAGAGCTTCCTGCGAACATTGTTTTCTCTGCCGGAAGCGTAAAGTCTAAAAGTCCATCGAATATCGCATTGATAAAATATTGGGGAAAAAGGGAGAATCAGATTCCGACCAATGCATCCATCAGTTATACACTAACCAATAGTTATACCGAAACAGAACTGAAATTTGAACCAAAATCAGGTAACGATTTTGATGTGAAAGTGTTTTTAGACAAAAATTTACAGACCAATTTCGCACCAAAAATCATTCAGTTTTTCGAGCGCATAGAGGCATACATGCCTTTCTTACGAAGATTCAGATTCGAAGTACATACGCACAATTCATTTCCCCATAGCTCGGGTATCGCCTCTTCGGCATCCGGTATGAGTGCTATGGCCAATTGTTTAATAAAAATGGAGAAACTTCTAGGTAGTTCTCTCAATGAAGAGCAAGCCCATAGAAAAGCCTCTTTTTTGGCACGTTTAGGCTCTGGGAGTGCTTGTCGGTCTACTTATAAAGGATTGGTTGTTTGGGGAGAAAATAAGGCCTTGCCCAATAGCTCTAATCTTTATGCTATAAAATATCCCAACCAGCAGATTCACTCGGTTTTTATACATTTTCACGATACGATTTTGTTGATCCATGAAGGAGAAAAATCAGTATCTTCTACAGTAGGGCATCAGTTGATGGATAGGCATCCATACGCAGAAAAAAGATTCATAGAGGCCAATAAAAATCTCGAAAAACTCTTGCCAATTCTCAAAAATGGAGATGTATTTGCTTTTGGTAAGATGGTCGAGCACGAGGCACTAACTTTGCATGCGATGATGATGACATCTGATCCTGCTTTTATGCTGATGAAACCTCAAACTGTTGCAGCAATTGATTCGATTTGGGCTTACAGAAAAAAAACTGGCAATCCTCTGTTTTTTACCCTAGATGCTGGTGCAAATATCCATTTGCTTTATCCTGATGATATTGCCAAAGAAGTACACGAATTTATAAAAAATGAGCTGAAGCAATTTTGTGAAAAAGGTAATTATATCCACGACCAGGTAAATTTTTAA
- the rfbD gene encoding dTDP-4-dehydrorhamnose reductase — translation MKKILVTGANGQLAQAIESIEKSTKKIQFIFKTANELDITNRTNLLHHFDKNIYNGVINTAAYTAVDLAESEEKKAYAVNALGVENLARVTKRQNIPLLHLSTDYVFSGNDNHPQKEDDPCDPQNIYGKTKLAGEQLALQTNPKTIIIRTAWLYSRFGNNFVKTMLRLFEQKKEINVINDQIGSPTNAIDLAKALVQIIESDVPQYGVFHYSNEGECSWYDFAQAIKKYTNSSIEIHPIATKDYPTAAKRPAFSLLDKTKIKQVYGLKIPKWEDSLRSEINEMY, via the coding sequence ATGAAAAAGATTTTAGTAACTGGAGCAAACGGACAACTAGCACAAGCCATAGAAAGTATAGAAAAATCGACCAAGAAAATTCAATTTATTTTCAAGACCGCCAATGAGTTAGACATCACTAATCGTACAAATCTTTTGCATCATTTTGATAAAAATATATACAATGGTGTTATCAATACAGCCGCCTATACTGCGGTAGATTTAGCAGAAAGTGAAGAAAAAAAGGCCTATGCTGTAAATGCTCTTGGTGTAGAAAATCTTGCCAGAGTTACCAAAAGACAAAATATTCCCCTCCTCCATCTATCAACCGATTATGTTTTTTCGGGTAACGATAATCATCCGCAAAAAGAAGATGACCCATGTGACCCACAAAATATTTATGGTAAAACAAAATTAGCAGGAGAGCAATTAGCTTTGCAAACGAACCCAAAAACCATCATCATTAGAACTGCATGGTTGTATTCTAGATTCGGAAATAATTTCGTCAAAACAATGCTGCGTTTATTCGAACAGAAAAAAGAAATCAATGTAATCAATGACCAAATCGGCTCGCCAACCAATGCAATAGACTTGGCAAAAGCCCTAGTGCAAATAATCGAAAGTGATGTGCCACAATATGGTGTTTTTCATTATTCTAACGAAGGTGAATGTTCTTGGTATGATTTTGCTCAAGCCATAAAAAAATACACCAATTCATCAATAGAAATTCATCCCATTGCAACCAAGGATTATCCTACGGCAGCTAAAAGGCCAGCCTTTAGTTTATTGGATAAAACAAAAATTAAACAAGTTTATGGTTTGAAAATCCCAAAATGGGAAGATAGTTTACGTTCCGAAATTAATGAAATGTATTGA
- the rfbC gene encoding dTDP-4-dehydrorhamnose 3,5-epimerase, with protein MNATETYLKGCFIIEPTVYQDKRGYFFESFNENILNEILGFRPHFVQDNQSQSTYGVVRGLHLQQGEHAQAKLVRVLEGKVLDVVVDVRKNSTTYGKSFSIELSSENNRQLFIPKGFLHGFSVLSERATFFYKCDQFYHKDSENGVYPLDIDLGIDWQIPTEDMILSEKDQAAQRFLDFNNHHHL; from the coding sequence ATGAATGCAACAGAAACCTACCTCAAAGGTTGTTTCATAATCGAACCAACCGTTTACCAAGATAAAAGAGGATATTTTTTCGAATCGTTTAATGAAAATATACTAAATGAAATTCTTGGTTTTCGTCCTCATTTTGTACAAGACAACCAATCGCAGTCGACCTATGGAGTAGTCCGTGGACTTCATCTACAACAAGGAGAACATGCACAAGCAAAACTCGTTCGTGTTCTCGAAGGCAAAGTACTGGACGTCGTGGTCGATGTACGCAAGAATTCTACCACCTATGGGAAAAGTTTTAGCATAGAACTTTCGTCCGAAAACAATCGACAACTATTTATACCAAAAGGTTTCTTGCATGGGTTTTCTGTTTTGAGTGAGCGTGCAACGTTCTTTTATAAATGCGATCAATTCTATCATAAAGACTCAGAAAATGGAGTGTATCCTCTCGACATAGATTTGGGTATTGACTGGCAAATACCAACAGAAGACATGATTCTATCTGAAAAAGACCAAGCAGCACAACGTTTTCTTGACTTTAACAATCATCATCATCTATGA
- a CDS encoding OmpH family outer membrane protein — protein MNMKNLKFIALLTMFVFGSILTFAQDIAHIDFNKVYDAMPEYKKANDDYEALGKKHQGEIEKIEVSYKALMEQAQKDLQGKSQEEVQKIIIEKKYQEQEQAIQQKLQTYREAAQKEMLEKEKSLFEPIYNKVKMAIDAVAKRKNIKYVLPENMAIYTGGGYDLFNDVKTELKIK, from the coding sequence ATGAATATGAAAAACTTGAAATTTATCGCTCTATTAACCATGTTTGTTTTTGGTAGCATCCTAACCTTTGCTCAAGACATTGCGCATATCGATTTTAATAAAGTTTACGATGCAATGCCAGAATATAAAAAAGCAAATGATGACTATGAAGCTTTAGGTAAAAAACACCAAGGCGAAATAGAAAAAATCGAAGTTTCTTATAAAGCTTTAATGGAACAAGCACAAAAAGATTTGCAAGGAAAATCTCAAGAAGAAGTACAAAAAATCATCATTGAGAAAAAATACCAAGAGCAAGAACAAGCAATCCAACAAAAATTGCAAACTTACCGTGAAGCTGCACAAAAAGAAATGTTAGAAAAAGAAAAATCTTTGTTCGAGCCAATTTACAACAAAGTAAAAATGGCAATCGATGCAGTAGCGAAAAGAAAAAACATCAAATATGTTTTACCAGAAAACATGGCAATCTACACAGGTGGTGGATACGACTTGTTTAATGACGTGAAAACAGAATTGAAAATAAAATAA
- a CDS encoding OmpH family outer membrane protein: protein MKKWIFLLLIFLGLTKESFAQRFCYVDTEFILNNFPAYTNAQTNLQRQTDAWQKEIELKKEAVAKLQAEFEAEKILLTDEQVKAEQKKIDDELAAIRSLQDKRYGPTGDLINLRKSLVKPIQDQIYNATKQVADRLNYSFVFDKGSDLIMIYTDPKFDISREVLKILVPEVYNVKTQQNTTTNPKNNNNNRSGKRR, encoded by the coding sequence ATGAAAAAGTGGATTTTTTTATTGCTGATATTTCTCGGGCTTACCAAGGAAAGCTTTGCACAACGCTTTTGCTATGTCGACACAGAATTTATATTGAATAATTTCCCTGCCTATACCAATGCACAAACCAATCTTCAGAGACAAACCGACGCATGGCAGAAGGAAATCGAACTAAAGAAGGAAGCCGTAGCAAAGCTTCAGGCAGAATTCGAAGCAGAAAAAATTCTATTGACCGACGAACAAGTGAAAGCCGAACAAAAGAAAATAGATGATGAGCTCGCAGCTATTCGTTCTTTGCAAGACAAACGTTATGGCCCTACAGGAGATTTGATCAACTTGCGTAAAAGTTTGGTAAAACCAATCCAGGATCAGATTTACAACGCAACCAAACAAGTCGCAGACCGATTAAATTATAGCTTTGTTTTTGATAAAGGAAGTGATTTGATTATGATCTACACTGACCCTAAATTCGATATCAGTAGAGAAGTTCTGAAAATTTTGGTGCCAGAAGTCTACAATGTAAAAACACAACAAAACACAACAACTAACCCAAAAAATAATAACAACAACCGTTCAGGAAAAAGAAGATAG
- the bamA gene encoding outer membrane protein assembly factor BamA has translation MRKITWSMWMLGAYLTVVNAQVNDSIPTAVEQTTVTPQDFSNLNNVRTFILKDVQLTGDTKFSKNQILRFAGFSLGDEIEIPGTKINNAVKKLWRSKMFSDINVYVSSVQGNEVILELNLLGLPELEAINISGIKKSQRDEVIKKNKLDPGVKITNNLLNQTRNNIKEYYVQKGFPEPVITINRIKTDGDKENLDIKVDRGPRVKIKDIVFEGNHELSDAKLRKAMKDTKRKSINFFKPSKLIDEKYQDDLKKVVEKYKSVGFRDAKIISDRIEKISDDRVIIHIKVDEGKPYYLGNITFAGNSVFTSEQLARVFSYKTGDRYDAVGINKKVTGSEKDDDIKTLYMDDGYLFASVIPIEKNIQDDVIDLEIKINEGTQATINRVTISGNTEAHDHILYRELRTQPGDLFSKSNIKRTMYELAATSYLEPTQIVPDVQPNFENNTVDINWKVAPKSSSQVELQGGYGGGTFIGTLGLTFGNFSIGNIFNRKAWKPVPLGDGQQLSIRAQAGYGYQNYSFSFVEPWIGGKRPTSLSTSFYYSRYNYRDNHNERIKLNIIGGSVGMSKLLTWPDDYFRLSHSISFQQYDYENYNLFTAGNINYSNGKSNNINYTIGLSRNSAGPNQIFPQGGSDFSVNATMTFPYSLVNNKDYKKLSPQEKIEWLEYYKIKVKGNWYKELIGKLVGRLGAEFGYLGSYNHDIGTIPFERFYIGGTGLMQQRFDGREIIPLRGYEDSTNSGGRVNEDITPEGGGAIYNKFLFELRYPITMSQTANIFALAFAEAGNTWENAREYKPFELRRSAGIGVRVFMPAFGMLGFDFGYGFDKAIGAIEPSGWQTHFIIGQSF, from the coding sequence ATGAGAAAAATAACATGGTCTATGTGGATGTTAGGAGCTTACCTAACTGTAGTAAATGCACAAGTAAACGACAGTATTCCTACTGCAGTAGAACAAACTACCGTTACACCACAGGATTTTAGTAATTTAAATAATGTCCGCACGTTCATCCTAAAAGATGTACAGTTGACAGGCGACACAAAATTTTCTAAAAATCAAATCTTGCGTTTTGCGGGATTTTCTTTGGGAGATGAAATAGAAATTCCAGGAACCAAAATAAACAATGCCGTAAAAAAACTATGGCGTTCTAAAATGTTCTCTGACATCAATGTCTATGTAAGTTCTGTTCAAGGAAACGAAGTAATTTTAGAACTCAACTTACTCGGTTTACCCGAATTAGAGGCAATTAATATAAGCGGTATAAAGAAGTCACAACGCGATGAGGTTATCAAAAAAAACAAACTCGATCCTGGTGTAAAAATTACCAATAACCTATTAAATCAGACCCGAAACAACATCAAAGAATATTACGTACAAAAAGGATTTCCAGAACCTGTCATTACGATCAACCGCATCAAAACAGACGGAGACAAAGAAAATCTTGATATAAAAGTAGATCGAGGGCCACGCGTGAAAATCAAAGACATTGTTTTCGAAGGCAATCATGAACTTTCGGACGCAAAATTACGTAAAGCAATGAAGGATACGAAGCGTAAATCGATCAACTTCTTCAAACCCTCTAAATTGATTGATGAAAAATATCAAGATGACCTGAAAAAAGTGGTAGAGAAATACAAATCTGTTGGTTTTCGCGACGCAAAAATTATTTCTGATCGTATCGAGAAAATTTCTGACGATAGAGTGATAATTCACATCAAGGTAGACGAAGGAAAGCCTTATTATTTGGGGAACATCACTTTTGCCGGGAACTCTGTTTTTACTTCCGAACAATTGGCTCGAGTATTTTCTTACAAAACAGGCGATCGATATGATGCAGTTGGTATCAACAAAAAAGTAACTGGATCTGAAAAAGATGATGATATCAAAACCCTATACATGGACGATGGTTATCTCTTTGCCAGTGTAATACCGATAGAAAAAAATATCCAAGATGACGTCATCGATCTAGAGATAAAAATCAATGAAGGAACACAAGCAACCATCAACCGAGTAACAATTTCGGGAAATACAGAAGCACACGATCATATTCTGTACCGAGAGCTACGTACACAACCAGGAGATTTGTTCTCTAAGTCGAATATCAAACGTACTATGTACGAGTTAGCCGCTACAAGTTATTTAGAGCCAACGCAAATTGTACCAGATGTACAACCAAATTTCGAGAACAACACGGTCGATATCAATTGGAAAGTAGCACCAAAATCTTCGTCTCAAGTAGAGTTACAAGGAGGATACGGTGGAGGAACCTTTATCGGAACTTTAGGTTTGACTTTCGGGAATTTTTCTATCGGAAATATTTTCAATCGAAAGGCATGGAAACCTGTTCCTTTAGGAGACGGCCAACAATTATCGATACGTGCACAAGCCGGTTATGGTTACCAAAACTATAGTTTTTCGTTTGTAGAACCATGGATCGGAGGAAAACGTCCTACATCCCTTTCTACCTCGTTCTATTATTCACGCTACAACTATCGTGACAACCATAATGAGCGTATAAAACTAAACATTATAGGAGGAAGTGTTGGTATGAGTAAATTACTCACTTGGCCTGATGATTATTTCCGTCTAAGCCACTCCATATCATTCCAACAGTATGACTATGAAAACTACAACCTATTTACTGCGGGAAATATTAACTACTCGAATGGAAAATCGAACAATATAAATTATACCATTGGACTCTCGCGTAATTCAGCAGGTCCGAACCAGATTTTCCCACAAGGAGGATCAGACTTTAGCGTCAATGCAACCATGACTTTCCCTTACTCTTTGGTAAACAACAAAGATTATAAAAAACTAAGCCCGCAAGAAAAAATCGAATGGTTAGAGTATTACAAAATCAAAGTGAAAGGAAACTGGTACAAAGAACTAATCGGCAAATTAGTTGGACGTTTGGGAGCAGAGTTTGGATATTTAGGATCGTATAACCACGACATTGGGACCATTCCGTTCGAGCGTTTCTATATCGGAGGAACCGGACTGATGCAACAACGCTTCGATGGTCGAGAAATCATTCCATTACGCGGGTACGAAGATTCTACCAATTCAGGAGGACGTGTAAATGAAGACATTACACCAGAAGGAGGTGGAGCCATTTATAACAAATTCCTATTCGAGTTGCGCTACCCAATCACAATGAGTCAAACTGCCAACATTTTTGCCTTGGCTTTTGCCGAAGCTGGTAACACATGGGAAAATGCTCGCGAGTACAAACCATTCGAACTACGCCGTTCTGCTGGTATAGGTGTACGCGTTTTTATGCCTGCTTTTGGTATGCTCGGATTCGATTTTGGGTATGGATTCGACAAAGCTATAGGCGCCATCGAACCATCGGGTTGGCAAACACATTTTATTATTGGACAATCTTTTTAA
- a CDS encoding isoprenyl transferase: protein MESKIDQIDRKRVPQHIAIIMDGNGRWAKKTGHERTFGHKNALKAVRAAIEACRELGIPYLTLYAFSSENWNRPKLEVSLLMTLLAQTIQKEIKELHQNNVRLNVIGNVERLPQATLKELKKGLELTQNNTGSTLTLALSYGSKEEILSATKSIAQSYKNGEISLEEIDEQLFEQHLYTRHLPMVDLMIRTSGEERISNFLLWQIAYAELYFTDTLWPDFTHENLYEAVLNYQGRERRFGKTSEQLI, encoded by the coding sequence ATGGAGAGCAAAATAGATCAAATAGACCGAAAGCGAGTTCCGCAACACATTGCCATTATAATGGATGGGAATGGTCGTTGGGCAAAAAAAACAGGACACGAAAGAACTTTCGGACATAAAAATGCCTTGAAAGCAGTACGGGCGGCAATAGAAGCTTGCCGTGAACTGGGCATCCCTTACCTTACGCTTTATGCATTTTCCTCTGAGAATTGGAATCGTCCTAAACTAGAAGTTAGTTTATTGATGACTCTCTTAGCCCAAACTATCCAGAAAGAAATCAAAGAACTACACCAAAACAATGTTCGTCTCAACGTCATTGGAAATGTAGAACGCTTACCCCAAGCTACCTTAAAAGAATTGAAAAAAGGTCTCGAACTCACCCAAAACAACACTGGTTCTACCCTAACTTTGGCTTTGAGTTACGGATCGAAAGAAGAAATATTATCAGCAACCAAATCAATCGCTCAATCCTATAAAAACGGAGAAATTAGCCTAGAAGAAATTGACGAACAATTATTCGAACAACATCTTTATACGCGCCATTTACCTATGGTCGATCTAATGATAAGAACAAGTGGCGAAGAACGAATAAGTAATTTCTTACTATGGCAGATAGCCTATGCCGAACTGTATTTTACCGATACACTTTGGCCCGACTTTACCCATGAGAATTTGTACGAAGCAGTGCTCAACTATCAAGGGAGAGAAAGAAGATTTGGCAAAACAAGTGAACAATTAATCTAG
- the porG gene encoding type IX secretion system protein PorG, translated as MKNYFLALLLLVNATSLLAQRHELGGFLGGANLISDIGSESYVNPIPNRLESGKINIPYIAGLIYRFNFNPYMGVRLGFYHSQVNNHDQNSNQLYKRNRKKFFKNNITEGSLLFEYNFFPINDEGNAHSPFIFAGIAGFMSREREVFFRETDIKDSQGNVVDPRGIDVRKKSAANFSLPIGVGYKIKFNYNWVLAAEVGFRYTNSDKLDYSEYTFNRNLYDQNGNLREEVDATKYLDYQRIGNISNTDWYVFSGLSLTYAFGRPPCYCD; from the coding sequence ATGAAGAACTATTTTCTTGCACTTTTATTATTGGTCAATGCCACGTCGTTGCTAGCACAGCGGCACGAATTAGGAGGTTTTCTAGGAGGTGCAAACCTCATCTCCGACATAGGAAGTGAGAGTTATGTAAACCCAATCCCGAATCGCTTAGAAAGCGGGAAAATAAACATTCCTTATATTGCAGGGCTTATTTATCGATTCAATTTTAATCCCTATATGGGCGTACGATTAGGCTTTTATCATTCTCAGGTAAATAATCATGATCAAAACTCTAATCAATTATACAAAAGAAACCGAAAAAAATTTTTCAAAAACAACATAACAGAAGGATCGTTGTTGTTCGAATATAATTTTTTTCCGATCAATGATGAGGGAAATGCACATTCTCCTTTTATCTTTGCCGGGATTGCTGGTTTTATGTCTCGTGAAAGAGAAGTATTTTTTAGAGAAACCGACATAAAGGACAGTCAAGGAAACGTAGTCGATCCAAGAGGAATTGATGTTCGCAAAAAATCTGCTGCCAACTTTTCACTTCCGATAGGTGTCGGGTATAAAATAAAATTTAATTACAATTGGGTTCTTGCTGCCGAGGTTGGTTTCCGCTATACAAACAGCGATAAGTTAGATTATAGTGAATACACATTTAACCGTAATTTGTATGATCAGAATGGTAATTTGAGAGAAGAAGTAGATGCCACAAAATATTTAGATTACCAACGAATTGGCAACATCTCTAACACCGATTGGTATGTTTTCTCGGGGTTAAGCCTTACGTATGCGTTCGGAAGACCACCATGTTACTGTGATTAA
- a CDS encoding NAD kinase: MKVALFGQKTSTSLHDIIDPFLRFLTDQQVEFCIEEKFKQILGEYTNFDLSAIETFDSFETLDKTSKFIFTFGGDGTILNAISYIKDSGIPIVGVNTGRLGFLATINKNYFIDQLENIFNDQYKLVPRTLLSISSNSELDLVDKFALNEITVTRRETTSMITVDSWLDGEYLNSFWADGLIISTPTGSTGYSLSCGGPIVHPSTENFIITPIAPHNLNVRPLIVDDEACIDLKVNSRANEYFLSLDSRNLALSTEVEIRVKKANFYVYIVETNEINYFNTLREKLLWGSDKRN; encoded by the coding sequence ATGAAAGTTGCATTATTTGGGCAAAAAACAAGTACTTCTTTACACGACATTATCGATCCATTTTTACGTTTCTTGACGGATCAGCAGGTTGAGTTTTGTATCGAAGAAAAATTTAAGCAAATCTTAGGAGAATATACCAACTTTGATTTGTCGGCAATAGAAACTTTCGACAGTTTCGAGACCTTAGACAAAACCTCTAAATTTATTTTTACGTTTGGAGGAGATGGAACAATTCTCAATGCAATTTCGTATATCAAAGACAGTGGAATTCCGATTGTTGGTGTAAATACGGGTCGATTAGGATTTTTGGCGACAATCAATAAAAATTATTTTATCGATCAGTTAGAAAACATTTTCAATGATCAATACAAATTGGTTCCGAGAACTTTATTGAGTATTTCTTCTAATAGCGAATTAGATTTAGTCGACAAATTTGCTCTGAATGAAATTACAGTTACCCGACGAGAAACAACCAGTATGATTACGGTAGATTCTTGGTTGGATGGAGAATACCTAAATTCTTTTTGGGCCGATGGTCTCATTATTTCTACCCCAACAGGTTCAACCGGATATTCGTTGAGTTGTGGAGGCCCGATTGTACATCCATCGACCGAAAATTTTATCATAACACCGATTGCACCGCACAACTTAAATGTGCGGCCACTCATTGTAGATGATGAAGCTTGTATAGACCTGAAAGTAAACAGCCGTGCCAATGAATATTTTTTATCGCTGGACTCTCGCAATTTAGCTCTGTCTACCGAGGTAGAAATCCGAGTGAAAAAAGCAAACTTCTATGTCTATATAGTAGAAACGAATGAGATAAATTACTTCAATACACTACGAGAAAAACTTCTGTGGGGATCGGACAAAAGAAATTAA